A single region of the Leptothrix cholodnii SP-6 genome encodes:
- the prfA gene encoding peptide chain release factor 1: MTPFLRQQLSRQALRLAEIDAALADPKVCSQIGTLRSLNREHARVSALVDRWQRYEQREQDLAGAQELLDEPEMAELARAEIGAAQADLDRLDSELLTALMPRDADDDRNAFVEIRAGTGGEESALFAADLARMYLRHAERRGWKTELMSESVSDLGGYKDVVLHIIGDAVFEALKYESGGHRVQRVPATEAQGRIHTSACTVAVLAEADEAEEVSLNPAELRIDTYRASGAGGQHINKTDSAVRVTHLPTGLVAECQDDRSQHRNKARALAVLAARLRDRVRQEQAAKDAAARKSLIGSGDRSDRIRTYNFPQGRLTDHRINLTLYKLGAVLEGDLDEVIGALQAAHAAEQLAELETQA; the protein is encoded by the coding sequence ATGACCCCCTTCCTGCGCCAGCAGCTCAGCCGCCAGGCCTTGCGTCTGGCCGAGATCGACGCCGCGCTGGCCGACCCCAAGGTCTGCAGCCAGATCGGCACGCTGCGCAGCCTGAACCGCGAACACGCGCGGGTCTCGGCGCTGGTGGATCGCTGGCAGCGTTACGAGCAGCGCGAGCAGGATCTGGCGGGCGCGCAGGAACTGCTCGACGAGCCCGAGATGGCCGAGCTGGCGCGCGCTGAGATCGGCGCCGCGCAGGCCGATCTCGACCGCCTCGACAGCGAGCTGCTGACCGCGCTGATGCCGCGTGACGCCGACGACGACCGCAACGCCTTCGTCGAGATCCGCGCCGGCACCGGCGGCGAGGAGTCGGCGCTGTTCGCCGCCGATCTGGCGCGCATGTACCTGCGCCACGCCGAGCGGCGCGGCTGGAAGACCGAGCTGATGAGCGAGAGCGTGTCCGACCTCGGCGGCTACAAGGACGTGGTGCTGCACATCATCGGCGACGCGGTGTTCGAGGCGCTGAAGTACGAATCCGGCGGCCACCGCGTGCAACGCGTGCCGGCCACCGAGGCGCAGGGTCGCATCCACACCAGCGCCTGCACGGTGGCCGTGCTGGCCGAGGCCGACGAGGCCGAGGAGGTGTCGCTGAATCCGGCCGAGCTGCGCATCGACACCTACCGCGCCAGCGGCGCCGGCGGCCAGCACATCAACAAGACCGACTCGGCGGTGCGCGTCACCCACCTGCCGACCGGGCTGGTGGCCGAGTGCCAGGACGACCGCTCGCAGCACCGCAACAAGGCGCGCGCGCTGGCCGTGCTGGCTGCGCGCCTGCGCGATCGCGTGCGCCAGGAACAGGCCGCCAAGGACGCCGCGGCACGCAAGAGCCTGATCGGCAGCGGCGACCGCAGCGACCGCATCCGCACCTACAACTTCCCGCAAGGCCGCCTGACCGACCACCGCATCAACCTGACGCTCTACAAGCTCGGCGCGGTGCTGGAGGGCGATCTCGACGAGGTGATCGGCGCGCTGCAGGCCGCGCACGCGGCCGAGCAGCTGGCCGAGCTGGAGACGCAGGCGTGA